From a single Amyelois transitella isolate CPQ chromosome 18, ilAmyTran1.1, whole genome shotgun sequence genomic region:
- the LOC106143431 gene encoding kinesin-like protein K39: MKSVTSGCSACVLAYGQSATGKTHTMMGTEADPGLIPRLCAALAEIRPFELSVSFLEIYNERVHDLLGEVVQTCHSLPRRRGNARKDLRVREHPDRGPYVQNLRRVSVQDVTALLSLVNEGTRRRRTAATRRNSTSSRSHALLELATPTATLHLADLAGSEKASWEGCGGGRQKEGANINKSLVALSNVISALVNAGNGRGRFIPYRDSALTWLLKDCFTGGGNTFIIATVSPSVACYGESASTLRWAARARQLPPPKLVSPSSTIISKSVLQAQFNQLLAELSKNFIRYVPETGKLFYDDEHWKLHIIRDNNLTVIDKETAKIGNIMELLHPKADVQSESTASSVASGSSDVINTMDKNAEIANEISKEVDKLFIPVLERTNSGSDLKVIAPLRNKRRQYKSQEVLPNDERQPTNRSLSFTSALPSQSEDHINTKSSNPFRPASIPILYDRQRAEIVASVTERLYSKLKKKEEAAVAKMESVVDKKIMEPLSELRICTNARQRLMELSHRVARNRRRIGIPAHTQTRKFVTRVKDQAIDIQADLEAYVYRNRHFYALQRDAATETVSITPRCKEKAVGSNYGCLDLSDKSTITDTKQAKLKDSFIMTDLLLTRDCSTQTLIVPPPRRKKRMSSLSKYLKNIEKKNYFAEDALIPVININISQPCATDRDSHSSDENTERPSSNINERQKSMMTPDLLTNHSGVESSDVMVDEVASNDTVDKDGCTENIKIRYDKPDMPSTSRPNEDFPDSEEYSLPRVTVCSSRKTDHEEIKDMILGRNDNNYPYNIVLSPPRDRDLYKRTVKFKDEETSMSVASQTSWDWERKSAATCKCSLSLDSITDSEKDFKNPETESTDDSSGSSKMETTSFIWKNIKGENKNQCHTSRPYIPVYKYNSKYKAAKTKFYKEFLGLETNEDDILHSANKTSSSDSVESDVYRYKFRQRRKYFEDTFKFDKPINDFEKLERDILDTCDDLEISVNQYDNYLSNLQKNCRRSREEIQTRTPTEYLQHLMQLRREVVKADNDSDTFRQ, encoded by the exons TTTCCTGGAAATATACAACGAACGCGTGCACGATTTACTAGGCGAAGTGGTCCAGACGTGTCATTCCTTGCCACGCCGCCGGGGCAACGCGAGGAAGGATCTGCGTGTGCGAGAACATCCCGATAGAGGACCATATGTGCAGA ATCTTCGAAGGGTGTCGGTTCAAGACGTGACTGCGTTGCTGAGTCTCGTCAACGAAGGCACTCGTCGCCGCCGTACTGCTGCCACAAGACGGAACTCCACCTCGTCCAGATCTCATGCGCTACTGGAACTTGCTACTCCTACTGCCACATTACATCTTGCTGATCTTGCTGGCAG CGAGAAAGCGAGCTGGGAGGGCTGCGGAGGAGGCCGCCAAAAGGAAGGAGCTAACATCAATAAGTCGCTAGTGGCACTCAGCAATGTCATATCGGCTCTGG TGAACGCGGGTAATGGGCGCGGAAGGTTCATTCCATACCGTGACTCTGCCCTCACCTGGCTTCTGAAAGACTGCTTCACTGGAGGAGGCAACACATTTATTATTGCAA CTGTTTCACCAAGTGTTGCCTGCTACGGGGAGTCAGCGTCTACGCTCCGCTGGGCGGCGCGTGCGCGGCAGTTGCCTCCACCGAAACTCGTCAGTCCTAGTTCCACAATTATAAGCAAGTCGGTGCTACAAGCTCAGTTCAATCAGCTGCTCGCTGAACTCTCAAAGAACTTCAttcgatat GTACCTGAGACTGGTAAGCTTTTTTACGATGATGAGCATTGgaaattacatataatacgAGATAACAATCTAACAGTTATAGACAAGGAAACTGCGAAAATAGGTAATATTATGGAATTATTACATCCGAAAGCTGACGTTCAGTCGGAATCTACTGCTTCGTCAGTTGCCAGTGGAAGTTCGGATGTTATAAACACCATGGATAAGAATGCGGAGATAGCAAATGAAATAAGTAAAGAGGttgacaaattatttatacctGTACTGGAAAGAACAAATAGCGGTAGCGATCTGAAAGTAATTGCACCGCTGAGGAATAAAAGACGTCAGTATAAATCGCAAGAAGTTCTTCCTAATGATGAAAGGCAACCAACTAATCGCAGCTTAAGTTTCACAAGCGCACTTCCAAGTCAAAGTGAAGATCATATTAATACCAAAAGCTCAAATCCGTTTAGACCTGCATCGATACCAATCCTTTATGATAGGCAAAGGGCGGAAATAGTAGCATCTGTTACAGAGAGACTTTATTCCAAgcttaaaaagaaagaagaagctGCAGTTGCAAAAATGGAATCAGTAgtggataaaaaaattatggaacCTTTAAGTGAATTGAGAATTTGCACGAATGCTCGGCAGCGTCTTATGGAATTAAGTCACAGAGTGGCAAGAAATAGACGACGAATTGGAATACCTGCTCATACACAGACAAGGAAGTTTGTTACTCGTGTAAAAGATCAAGCAATAGATATACAGGCAGATTTGGAGGCATACGTATATCGCAACAGACATTTTTATGCCTTGCAACGGGATGCTGCAACAGAAACAGTATCAATCACACCACGCTGTAAGGAAAAAGCCGTTGGATCAAACTATGGTtgtttagatttaagtgataaaTCTACAATAACGGATACAAAACAGGCAAAACTTAAAGATTCATTTATAATGACAGATTTACTATTAACACGTGATTGTTCTACCCAAACTCTTATTGTTCCACCACCTAGAAGAAAAAAACGTATGTCGAGTCtatcaaaatacttaaaaaatatagaaaagaaaaattactttgCGGAAGACGCACTGATTccagttataaatattaatatttctcaGCCATGCGCTACTGATCGTGACTCTCATAGTTCGGACGAAAATACAGAACGGCCTTCTTCAAATATTAACGAAAGACAAAAATCAATGATGACGCCAGACTTGTTGACTAACCACAGTGGTGTTGAGTCAAGTGATGTAATGGTAGATGAAGTAGCATCAAATGATACCGTTGATAAAGATGGATGTAcagaaaatatcaaaattcgATATGATAAACCTGACATGCCTTCAACTTCTAGGCCAAATGAAGATTTTCCTGATTCTGAAGAATACAGCCTGCCAAGAGTGACCGTATGTTCATCTAGAAAAACTGATcatgaagaaataaaagacaTGATATTGGGAAGGAATGATAATAACTATCCTTATAATATAGTGCTTTCTCCACCAAGGGACAGAGATTTATATAAGAGAAcggtaaaatttaaagatgAAGAAACTTCCATGTCGGTTGCTTCTCAAACAAGTTGGGACTGGGAAAGGAAGAGCGCCGCAACATGTAAATGTAGTTTAAGTCTTGACAGTATTACTGATTCTGAAAAGGACTTTAAAAATCCTGAAACAGAATCAACTGATGATTCATCGGGATCTAGTAAAATGGAAACAACTTCGTTTAtatggaaaaatataaaaggggaaaataaaaatcaatgtcATACATCACGACCATATATAccagtttataaatataattccaAATATAAAGCAGCAAagacaaaattttacaaagaaTTCTTGGGTTTAGAGACAAACGAGGATGATATATTACATTCTGCCAACAAAACAAGTTCCAGTGATAGTGTAGAATCGGATGTTTATCGTTACAAATTTCGACAAAGAAGGAAATATTTCGAAGACACATTCAAGTTTGATAAGCCTATAAacgattttgaaaaattagaACGGGATATATTAGACACCTGCGATGATTTGGAAATTTCTGTAAATCAATATGATAATTACTTATCAAATCTACAAAAGAACTGCAGGAGATCTCGAGAAGAAATACAGACACGAACACCTACGGAATATTTACAACATTTGATGCAATTACGCAGAGAAGTTGTGAAGGCAGATAACGATTCTGACACTTTTCGACAGTAG
- the LOC106143421 gene encoding cytochrome P450 6a2: protein MAVFLILLSIAFILTYLWFQHKFSYWSRKGLDGPKPIFPYGNIRDVIKGKIQFFQPYCDVYNQFKHLPYVGMYSFYRPVLCVNDLEIAKHILIKDFDHFQSRGTYSGGVGDPLAENLFNIFGKPWRLLRLKMSPTFSSRKLKSMFPMVEGIANEARNYADLLHSNGEAINFSEFYGRYAMEIIANIGFGVECNGINNPDSEFFNRGREYFETRSWYWTLIRAFAFIAPDAFDKLRIKRISPRVENFFYGLVKQTVAYREEHGYKRNDFLQTLIELRNGQFVDEKGNVKHIHDFPFSMKDVAANTMVYMIAGYETSATTGQFAAYQLAQNPHIQDRVREEINTVLAKYNGECTYDAQNEMHYFNMVLDETMRMYPSMRALFRRCNKDYTIPNTNLVIEKGTLVFVPVQAIHMDPDMFPDPEKFDPDRFIPEKKAKLHPCQWMPFGEGPRKCLGVKQGYIQSKMALVKILQKYELYLDKRTAVPVKVNPSCLVCSADGGVWLRLKELNNNNMKALQVNTVSQINNNTKCKPDIINNTEFKPPQ from the exons ATGGCAGTgttcttaatattattgtcaATAGCATTCATTTTGACATACTTATGGTTTCAACACAAGTTTTCATACTGGTCACGAAAGGGGCTCGACGGTCCCAAACCTATTTTTCCGTATGGTAATATACGCGATGTGATCAAAGGAAAAATTCAGTTTTTCCAACCATACTGCGACGTTTACAATCAATTCAAACATTTACCCTATGTCGGGATGTACTCCTTTTACCGGCCTGTATTATGTGTAAATGATTTGGAAATagctaaacatattttaattaaagatttCGATCACTTCCAATCTCGTGGAACGTATTCTGGAGGAGTCGGCGATCCCTTggctgaaaatttatttaacatatttggAAAACCATGGAGGCTGTTACGGCTCAAAATGTCACCTACATTTTCTTCACGAAAGCTGAAGTCAATGTTTCCTATGGTGGAAGGTATAGCGAATGAAGCAAGAAATTACGCGGACTTGTTACACTCTAACGGAGAAGCTATAAATTTCTCTGAATTTTATGGTAGATATGCCATGGAAATTATAGCTAATATAGGGTTTGGGGTAGAGTGCAATGGAATAAACAATCCAGACTCGGAGTTTTTTAATAGAGGGCGTGAATATTTTGAGACTCGCTCCTGGTATTG GACGCTAATTCGAGCATTCGCCTTCATTGCGCCGGATGCGTTCGACAAGTTGCGTATAAAGCGGATAAGCCCGCGGGTGGAAAACTTTTTCTACGGGCTTGTCAAGCAGACGGTCGCATATCGCGAGGAACACGGTTACAAAAGAAACGACTTCCTGCAGACacttatagaattgagaaatgGACAGTTTGTAGACGAAAAGG GTAACGTGAAACACATCCATGATTTCCCATTCTCGATGAAGGACGTAGCCGCTAATACAATGGTTTACATGATAGCTGGGTACGAAACCTCAGCTACCACGGGCCAGTTTGCTGCCTACCAATTAGCCCAGAACCCGCACATCCAGGACCGAGTAAgggaagaaataaatacagtGCTGGCAAAATATAATGGGGAATGCACGTATGATGCGCAGAACGAAATGCACTATTTCAATATGGTGCTTGATG AAACAATGAGAATGTATCCGTCTATGCGAGCCTTGTTCCGGCGATGCAACAAGGACTACACAATTCCCAACACGAACCTGGTCATCGAGAAGGGCACCCTGGTGTTCGTGCCCGTGCAGGCGATCCACATGGACCCAGACATGTTCCCGGACCCGGAAAAGTTTGACCCGGATCGGTTCATACCGGAGAAGAAGGCGAAACTACACCCATGCCAGTGGATGCCGTTTGGTGAAGGACCACGGAAGTGTTTAG gcGTAAAACAAGGGTATATCCAGTCGAAGATGGCATTAGTGAAGATTCTCCAAAAATACGAATTGTATTTAGACAAACGAACGGCCGTGCCCGTGAAAGTGAACCCCTCATGTCTGGTTTGTTCGGCAGACGGCGGAGTGTGGCTGCGATTGAAGGAACTAAACAATAACAATATGAAGGCTTTACAGGTTAATACTGTTTCACAGataaacaataatacaaaGTGCAAACCTgatatcataaataatacagaatTCAAGCCTCCACAGTGA
- the LOC106143413 gene encoding uncharacterized protein LOC106143413 encodes MPSNRVCLLEEYRLIEKSEHEVNGIWKGAHILLFFLAFVFGCFCTFCFHMLMYMFDEKCVLFPKLQSLTSLRHNVIYEFIPIDKDSADMPVDFLSTQWLEKSACYLPTYVPLVSAIFGLVWTTMFLMCSTGSRTLSGLQRPWRILPPVFIFSLAMGGVCIYSSSMTHNGLEELCLKLSEITGSPTCTYTVNVATLVYERRIRGVYQATRLTILTAWLHTFCWLMSAVLALARIIMVVDFQLVRINVDLIGDTDKMLEKKETHVRTVSPDRWLYTSNASLTSVVSTGVNKVQFKSKLAESENKDKDPDNTTNMMCMLYYDDKPPVTRSTSNLSLVPEERIKLAKKRIFVSIKKEHYFIAQMVFDLVNNLKLPESPVMSIEPGSPPSLVLEVVRQFGHSRITSLTNSRLSDDNAEEQKKIIERLWPREKTNLFESRSEFSVASSSRGKPEPHRDSIKKGIVKSTQVSNKKDKEWKGEDKSKSSMKHVSIQTDKKRKRRPKEKAQNVKDNTSDTSLGSNEAKASKESQTDKKEKQD; translated from the exons GCGCCCACATCTTATTATTCTTTCTGGCGTTCGTGTTTGGCTGCTTCTGTACTTTCTGCTTCCATATGCTCATGTACATGTTCGACGAGAAATGTGTGCTTTTTCCTAAGCTCCAAAGCTTAACTTCGCTGCGACACAACGTCATATACGAATTCATACCTATTGATAAGGATTCAGCCGATA TGCCTGTGGATTTTCTCAGCACACAGTGGCTGGAGAAGAGCGCATGTTACCTTCCAACCTATGTGCCCCTGGTCTCAGCAATCTTCGGCCTGGTATGGACCACAATGTTCCTCATGTGTTCGACGGGCAGCCGGACTTTATCTGG TTTACAGCGGCCATGGCGCATTTTGCCACCggtgtttatattttcattagcGATGGGTGGAGTATGCATCTACTCGTCATCGATGACTCACAATGGACTGGAAGAACTCTGTCTGAAGCTCAGCGAGATCACTGGCAGCCCTAC TTGCACCTACACGGTAAACGTAGCTACCTTAGTATACGAGCGAAGAATCAGGGGTGTCTACCAAGCGACGAGGCTGACCATACTGACTGCGTGGCTTCACACCTTCTGTTGGCTAATGTCGGCTGTGCTGGCTCTGGCGAGGATCATTATGGTCGTTGACTTCCAACTCGTGCGCATTAATGTCGACCTCATTGGAGACACCGATAAAATGCTG GAAAAAAAGGAAACACATGTCCGAACTGTATCGCCAGATCGATGGTTATATACTTCTAATGCGTCATTAACTTCAGTAGTATCTACAGGTGTCAATAAAGTTCAGTTTAAGAGTAAACTTGCGGAATCTGAAAATAAGGATAAAGATCCGGATAATACTACTAACATGATGTGTATGTTGTACTATGACGACAAACCACCAGTAACTAGGTCTACTTCAAACCTTTCATTAGTTCCAGAAGAAAGAATTAAATTGGCTAAGAAACGAATTtttgtatcaataaaaaaagagcaCTATTTCATTGCGCAAATGGTATTTGATCTAGTTAATAATCTAAAACTGCCGGAGTCACCTGTTATGAGTATAGAACCTGGGTCCCCACCGAGCCTCGTGCTAGAAGTAGTACGCCAGTTTGGTCACTCAAGAATTACGTCTCTAACTAATTCGCGACTATCAGACGACAACGCAGAAgagcaaaagaaaataattgaaagACTTTGGCCACGAGAAAAAACTAATCTTTTTGAATCTAGATCAGAATTTTCTGTAGCTTCTTCATCAAGAGGAAAGCCCGAACCCCACAgagattcaattaaaaaaggtATAGTAAAATCTACCCAAGTGAGTAACAAGAAAGATAAAGAATGGAAAGGAGAAGATAAATCTAAATCTAGTATGAAACACGTGTCTATTCAAACAGATAAGAAGCGTAAAAGAAGGCCCAAAGAGAAGGCACAAAATGTTAAAGATAATACTTCTGATACATCTTTAGGCAGTAATGAAGCCAAAGCAAGTAAGGAATCACAgacagataaaaaagaaaaacaagacTGA